The genomic stretch ctgcaggcagtgctaTTTGCTGCGGCCACACAATGAGGTGTGGCTGGAAAACTTCATTGAGGAGGAAAATATAGAGAAGAAGGACTACGGTGAAGATAACACTGCCGTCCTGAGCCACATGGTCCAGGAGGAGACAGCAAAGGTGCAAGAAGACCCCATGCTGTTCTCCGATGATGTTTTTTCTATTGAGCCAATGGTAAGTGATAGCTGAGAgcctcattttcctcctcttcctcctcctcctcttccttctcccactCAGCATCCCCCCAGATGCAGTCACTTGGAAGATCCTCAGCTGGCTCCATGTGCTGAGAGGGAAGACATCAAGTTTCTGGTTCGGCTGCAGAGCTCGCTGCTAAAAGCATTTCTGCCCTGCAGGCTCAAGGCAGGACTGGGAGCCTGAcaaagctgagctctgctgccagggctcgAGCTCAAGGGCACTCCATGTGTGTCCTTGCAGTGCCCACAGGGATCAGTTATTGGAGGTAGGGGCTCCCCTGGCACGTGGTGTGTAGGGTTCAGCAGAGGGTGTTGGAGCACTGCCAGTTCACATATTGACCTGAAGTATGCAATGGTTCCTTGGGAAAAGGAGGCCAAATTCAGCCCAAGGTTAATCATAGAAATGCCAATCCCTTCCTGTAACCATGACTTGCACTATTTCTGAGTCTCCCTTCCAGTGTCATCTGTGAGCCTGGACACAAGGGTGGAAGGTTTAGATGAGCCTTTTATATtctcctgcacacagggacagaaaaccttttcctttgctgttaCACAAGCAaacccccacatccccccatCACCCATCACCCAGATTCTGAGTATTGGCATTGCGAGAGATGATGAACGCCTGGTGTCTGCACCGTGCAAAATCCCTTCTCATCTTGGAGTAAATCCTAGAATAATCCCAACCTCtgctttctttcaaaacaagttaaactaatatttttatttccaaggaaGGGGATCATGTTCTCTTGTTGGGAAGAGCCACCAGTGCACAGTGGCAGTTCCACATCACTGTAGCTGACAGCAGCATGATGTGACCAAAAGCTTGTGTCAGAGCAGTAGGAATGTTGTGGAGAGTGGGAGCTGATCAGCTGAGCATTAAGAGCTTCCAGCAGTGTgttgagctgggtttggagtgTTGCCTTGGGCTCTTTGTGTTGTTCACTCATTATTGACGCTCTGAATAAAGTCTTACAGGACTGTCATTGAAAACAAGAAGTTTGAAGTTTGAAGAGAAATGTTTTGCTGTCTGTTTCTGTTTTAGGAGGGAGAGATCGGGCCGAATTGTTCGGCTGAAGTCAAGGTGACCTTTAAACCCCTAGAAGCACTAGAGTATCGAAGTGTGGCTTACTGCAACATCTCAGGTGAGTTAGAAATGTGCTCCCTGACCCTGGATCACATCCCACTGTCCAGACACCACCAGACCAGAGGTGGCTGAGACCTGGCTGAGCCATAGGTGTTTGTAGAAGGACCACCCTtagccagcagctccttctctccctATGTGGGAATTGTCACCTTGCAGTTCTGTCTGTGGAAATAGAACACAGTGCTGAGTGTCAGAAGTTGAGGACATTGGCAACAAAGTTGTGTGCTGCTGGGCCAGGTAGTTTGGCAATTGCCAAACTCTTTATGAGCTTTGTGCTTTCACTGAATGGATTTCAAAGCTCCTCTAAGTGCATAGGAAgggaaacacagaatcatagtATGTTCAGGATGGAATGGACCTTGAAGATTGTCTGGTGCCAAGGCTCCTGCtatgggcagagacacctcccactagaccaggtaCCTCCAAGACCCATCCATGCTGAACTTTGAACACTTCGGGGCTGGAATCTCCACAACTCccctggggaacctgttccagtgtctcacctccctcacagtaaaaaatttcttcctaatgtctaacttaaatttccttcctttcaatTTATACCCATTACTTCTGTCACTACAAGACATCAGAGATGTTTTAAACTCAGCAAACTGGTGGCTAAAATTGGAAAGCAACCCAAGGAATGGGTTAGAAATTGGAAGTCAGCCCCAAGGGATATCTCctgagggaagagaagggtCCATATCTTCTCCTGCAGCATCAGGAGCTGGTTGCATCCAGCTCAGAGTCAGGGCCTAGCATGGAGACATCCTGGAAAATACAGTATAACAGAGGGAATTATTGTACTGAAATGGACGTCTCTCCCCCCAGGCCGTGAGAGCAGGCTGCCCCTGCACCTCACAGCACAAGGTCAAGGACCTTTGGTTGAACTCAGCTATAATACACTggaccttggggacattttagTCGACACCTGCCACATCTCTgaggtgagcagcagggctTGGGACGGATCCTGATGGCTCCTGAGGCAGCCTGGTGGATCTGTGGAATTCCTGCCAACCTGGGCAGTTGTGAACAGGGAGTATTTGATGGACTGATCAAATCTGGGGGGGCAGTGAAGAAGGTGTGTCTGTTGTTCATGAAGCCCCAATCCCTGCTTTTGGGCAGCCTTCCTTGGGGATCAGCCGGGAGGCTTCCTGCAAAACAATCCCCTGGCATATGAAAACAACACTGGGTCAAAAAGCTGCATGTTCAGAGGCTTTTGTGGCAAGTCCAGACACAAGGCACCTTTGTGCTGAGCTGTTCAGAAGCAGCTGGAACAAACTGGCTACGTTTGAGCTTCAGTCCATTGCAAACAATTTTCAGTCAGGTGTCTCCTGCTTATTCCTGGAAGCCACAGGAAAGCTATCCAGCTTCCTGGCTCAGCACTGGCCCTTACAAAGGGCTTGGGAGTTCTTCCCCTTGCTGACCAGTCCCTCACTATATTTCAGCCTTGGTGCATCTCTGGCTCTGGAAAAAGAGTGTTCCTGGGAATAAAGCAAAGGATTTTTCTATTTGCGTCCCCTGCATTAGTATCAagtttggaaggaaaaacaaccaaaaaaaaaaaaaatcaaaaacgAGAGAGCAACTGAAAGAGGTAGAAAGGGAGGCACTACATCATGCCAGACACTTTCAAGAGTTTGGCTGTGGAAGAGAAAGACGTGCTGAGTTTTCCTACCAAAAGATGGTGCTGTCTATACATTTTGATGCTGATGCTTCATTATCAATGTATTGTTTTCATGATATGGGAGAAGGTGAATGAGTAGATGGTACTGTTGGAGCTGTGCTaactggggcagcagcagctctgtggtgatTCACTACACAGCTGCGATCGCCCCATGTTGCTCTCAGGGCCAGGTCTGAATGAGCTCGGTGGTGCTGACCAGAGGTGGACTGCTCTGTGTCCGTGGGAAAACCCCAGGGTGGCTCTGCTTATGTGGAGCTACCACTGCTTTGTATGAAAACCCAAAGGCAGAACTTGTCCTGTTCTATTTTTTGACTTCTGGcattcagcagcacaaagcatcTTCTGCCTTTTCTGGGTGTTAATTGCATCATTAGACAATAATTCACACAAAGAGAAGAAGATTCCACatgtatttccattttgctttcttgctgctgcaggtgaaaCTGATTAACCGAGGAGCTATTGATGCTCCCTTCCGCTATATCCCTTCAACCAAAAACTTGGGCTACTGCTTCAAGTTTGTACCTGAGGAGGGCATCATTGCACCAGGTCGGATCCAGACCATCCAGATCTCATTCAATGCTACCACAGTGGGGACGTTTGAGGAAGAATTCCAGTTCATTGTGGCTGGATCTCCTACTCCTGCTATCCTGACAATCAAGTAAGGACTCTAGGAGCTTGCTGGGCACATCTGTACCTGTCTCTGGGACATGCCCCCCACCCCACCTCATTCTGTGGTGGAGCAGAGAAAACAGGTGTTGCCTGAGGTCCTAATCTTGGCTCTGGTTGTGGCATCCCTTTAGTGTGGGGgtgcctgctgctctgtgtgggtACCCGGGAGCTGGAGTGACTACTCCCTGCAGGGATGTCTCCTGCTTAGGCTGTGGCCCGCAGTGGGATGGATCAGCTTTGGGCAGTagctgctctgggatgtcccACCTGAACAGCCAGCAAGGCCCCCAGGGCTTTGGAGATGGGCCAGCCTGGGTgatttggcagcagcagcagcagcagtggttttCAAAACTTCCCTTAATAATCCATCACcaatgggcagcagcagcctcacctCACCTCTCATGGCCATGCTGTGGGGGACaagctgtgctcccagctcctgagcagggAGTGCTCTGGTACCTCCTTTCCACAGCCAGGAAAGGGCTGATGTGGGAGACAGGCAACTGTGTAGCAGGAACTGTCCCAAGGACATGG from Catharus ustulatus isolate bCatUst1 chromosome 11, bCatUst1.pri.v2, whole genome shotgun sequence encodes the following:
- the LOC117001319 gene encoding hydrocephalus-inducing protein homolog isoform X1, with amino-acid sequence MKHTTSYHQAHLPLCASASPLTRTSPFSVDPDTGTLGAGDTMQVTVEFHPQKVGDHSDILEVYRVIGEKCIHTKVQGEAVDVDIALSTNSLKFGKTFITTSNYKIMLIENRSNITAHFQWKAFLTEEEENKERRRQCYLLRPHNEVWLENFIEEENIEKKDYGEDNTAVLSHMVQEETAKVQEDPMLFSDDVFSIEPMEGEIGPNCSAEVKVTFKPLEALEYRSVAYCNISGRESRLPLHLTAQGQGPLVELSYNTLDLGDILVDTCHISEVKLINRGAIDAPFRYIPSTKNLGYCFKFVPEEGIIAPGRIQTIQISFNATTVGTFEEEFQFIVAGSPTPAILTIKGFVTRPNLYFNVDELDFGDVSFASLNDD
- the LOC117001319 gene encoding hydrocephalus-inducing protein homolog isoform X2 is translated as MQVTVEFHPQKVGDHSDILEVYRVIGEKCIHTKVQGEAVDVDIALSTNSLKFGKTFITTSNYKIMLIENRSNITAHFQWKAFLTEEEENKERRRQCYLLRPHNEVWLENFIEEENIEKKDYGEDNTAVLSHMVQEETAKVQEDPMLFSDDVFSIEPMEGEIGPNCSAEVKVTFKPLEALEYRSVAYCNISGRESRLPLHLTAQGQGPLVELSYNTLDLGDILVDTCHISEVKLINRGAIDAPFRYIPSTKNLGYCFKFVPEEGIIAPGRIQTIQISFNATTVGTFEEEFQFIVAGSPTPAILTIKGFVTRPNLYFNVDELDFGDVSFGECSLGLDTA